The Desulfurellaceae bacterium genome includes a window with the following:
- a CDS encoding biopolymer transporter ExbD, with the protein MFDTLAKPRPSRDLNMIPLINIVLLLLIFFLIAGQLANTQAPEIQLPVSDSAKPIEQHKIILALDTHLWLNGEQIGPDALGTALQAAMSEDTQTIVLQADRDVTAGSLDGVLDVLRAQGITTVTLYSLNADTA; encoded by the coding sequence ATGTTCGACACCCTGGCCAAACCGCGTCCCAGCCGGGATCTCAACATGATCCCGCTGATCAACATCGTCCTGCTGCTGCTGATCTTTTTCCTGATCGCCGGACAGCTGGCCAACACCCAAGCGCCTGAGATTCAACTGCCCGTCTCCGACAGCGCCAAGCCGATTGAGCAGCACAAAATCATCCTGGCGCTCGATACCCACTTGTGGCTGAACGGCGAACAGATCGGGCCCGACGCCCTGGGAACCGCACTGCAAGCCGCCATGTCTGAGGACACCCAGACGATTGTGTTGCAAGCAGACAGAGACGTGACAGCCGGATCGCTCGACGGCGTGCTCGATGTCCTGCGGGCTCAGGGGATAACGACCGTGACCCTGTACAGCCTCAATGCCGACACCGCGTAA
- a CDS encoding biopolymer transporter ExbD → MNTTPLYAARRRAVSLTALIDVVFILLMFFMLTSTFSRWKAVDFHFPVAGPELSSQQPQTMILHENGALSLNGQPFPVPPPDGPRQGGRLDATRPVVVFPEAETRLQTIISVFEQLQAAGSGGVSLGKSLERDTQN, encoded by the coding sequence ATGAATACCACACCGCTGTATGCTGCGCGGCGAAGAGCGGTCAGTCTGACGGCGCTGATCGACGTGGTGTTCATTCTGCTGATGTTCTTCATGCTGACCTCGACCTTCAGCCGCTGGAAAGCGGTCGATTTCCACTTCCCGGTCGCCGGCCCCGAACTCAGCTCGCAGCAGCCCCAGACCATGATTCTGCACGAAAACGGTGCGCTGTCGTTGAACGGTCAGCCGTTTCCTGTACCGCCACCTGACGGTCCCCGGCAGGGCGGCAGACTCGATGCGACCAGACCGGTGGTGGTGTTTCCCGAGGCCGAGACCCGGCTGCAAACCATCATCTCCGTCTTCGAGCAACTCCAGGCGGCCGGCAGCGGCGGCGTTTCGCTGGGTAAAAGCCTGGAGCGGGACACGCAAAACTGA